The Hymenobacter baengnokdamensis genome includes a region encoding these proteins:
- a CDS encoding AraC family transcriptional regulator — MPARVHLPAAVPLLALGQLHSLVENRTVFALDSFELSIFETHQAAHRVALRLDGLALTTMLRGKKVMHLPGRPAFDYLPGESVVVGEDELMEIDFPEACLGQPTQCLAVAIAPDTIRQTIDLLNERYPRVEAHAPWALAGPEFAHLINTPELTGTLERLVAVSRTTDAAKDVLAGFTLQELLVRLLQTQARELIFQDYARHLTTHRFAAVVHYIKEHLTDNLSVDKLSELACMSKATFFRVFKREFGLTPVEFIVRERLAEAKRLLRQPLTSVAEVCLRAGFNNLSYFQALFKKHEGLTPGAYKKQLG; from the coding sequence ATGCCCGCCCGCGTTCATTTGCCTGCTGCCGTGCCGCTGCTTGCGCTGGGACAGCTGCATTCTTTGGTTGAGAACCGTACGGTTTTTGCGCTCGACTCATTTGAGCTGAGCATTTTTGAGACGCATCAGGCAGCGCACCGGGTGGCGCTGCGGCTCGATGGCCTGGCCCTTACGACCATGCTGCGCGGCAAAAAAGTAATGCACCTGCCCGGCCGCCCGGCTTTCGACTACCTGCCCGGCGAATCGGTAGTAGTGGGCGAAGATGAGCTAATGGAGATTGACTTTCCCGAGGCCTGCCTGGGCCAGCCCACGCAATGCCTGGCGGTGGCCATTGCCCCCGATACGATTCGCCAGACTATCGACTTGCTGAACGAGCGCTACCCGCGGGTTGAAGCTCACGCGCCCTGGGCCCTGGCCGGCCCCGAGTTCGCGCACCTCATTAATACGCCCGAGCTGACCGGCACGCTGGAACGCCTGGTAGCCGTGTCGCGCACTACCGATGCTGCCAAGGATGTGCTGGCCGGCTTCACGCTGCAAGAGCTGCTGGTGCGCCTGTTGCAGACGCAGGCCCGTGAGCTGATTTTTCAGGATTATGCCCGGCACCTGACTACGCACCGCTTCGCGGCCGTAGTACATTATATAAAAGAGCACTTAACTGATAACCTGTCGGTTGACAAGCTTAGTGAGCTGGCCTGCATGAGCAAGGCAACGTTTTTCCGGGTATTCAAGCGCGAGTTTGGCCTGACGCCGGTCGAGTTCATTGTACGTGAGCGACTGGCCGAAGCCAAGCGCCTGCTGCGCCAGCCGCTGACCAGCGTAGCCGAGGTGTGCCTGCGCGCCGGCTTCAACAACCTCTCCTACTTCCAGGCCTTGTTTAAGAAGCACGAGGGCCTGACGCCGGGCGCTTATAAAAAGCAGCTCGGCTAG
- a CDS encoding glycoside hydrolase 5 family protein: MMQIRMVGLLWLLARVATAQVHEVVVLAPAIKNGVVQTRCYQKIELAVALQPAVQAAIAAGTLNPYDPQAVDLTAELTELATGRPVQAPVLGYYTERFRVDADGQAIGAALASAHPWRLRFVLERPGRYRLRLHCHRPADPAPEATDSGFEFVAGPALAGQHGPLRFPAGQPFLEFADGHSFFAVGENLTGYSGASQFVPAGVKATGRNAYPPYAIKAYRQVFSDLQAVGGNFARVMLLPSSFEFEWQQAGNYEAGQNRAQDLDALLALAEQKGIYLQVSAFINIAFNLKIERDSSQDAYVWAHNPYHRLPGVSQPIDVFRNPADSCSLNLAAKQLFANKLRYIVARWGYSSHLAAVELFNEFDNLGSDQGPKPQSVYWGRQSACRHPNSYYIDQMQVLLARRLQAWCPRLLVTSSPAAYVAGGGFFADSAVSFVSYHFYNDLQNYSQLNSYIAACEQARYHKPVQWGEYGFNQSWYHARNMAEIRNPLWSSAFSGSFGAGLFFWSWGITHHNWRGVQQGFLSFQALASFFAAEDLACQPYQPLRTALVPERAAPRPCTPQGIGPPECLNPAQANRAWPDPYNDSTLVVPASLLPSDPRLEAFALHNTERVLGWVHQREEYWYNLPHNNELAQQAHFSHPDSLGRLPAGDQLHRYVSDLCGASLRVPGLRPLARYRLDWWQTLGAGGPRPGYSRLIRTDAAGVALLPVPDLIAPDAAGNAPDYAFKLYWLSGPAQ; the protein is encoded by the coding sequence ATGATGCAGATACGGATGGTGGGGCTGCTGTGGCTGCTGGCACGCGTAGCAACGGCCCAGGTGCACGAGGTAGTGGTACTAGCCCCGGCCATCAAAAATGGCGTGGTCCAGACGCGCTGCTACCAGAAGATTGAGCTGGCGGTGGCCCTGCAGCCGGCCGTGCAGGCCGCCATTGCCGCCGGCACGCTAAACCCGTACGACCCGCAGGCCGTGGACCTTACGGCCGAGCTGACCGAGCTGGCCACCGGCCGCCCGGTGCAGGCGCCGGTGCTGGGCTACTATACCGAGCGCTTTCGGGTTGATGCGGATGGGCAGGCTATTGGGGCGGCTTTGGCAAGTGCCCATCCGTGGCGGCTGCGCTTTGTGCTGGAACGGCCGGGACGCTACCGCCTGCGCCTGCACTGCCACCGGCCCGCTGACCCGGCACCCGAGGCAACTGATTCGGGCTTTGAGTTTGTGGCCGGGCCGGCACTGGCCGGGCAGCACGGGCCGCTGCGCTTTCCAGCCGGGCAGCCATTTCTGGAATTTGCCGATGGGCACAGCTTTTTTGCCGTGGGCGAAAATCTGACGGGTTATTCGGGGGCCAGCCAGTTTGTGCCGGCGGGTGTCAAAGCCACCGGGCGCAATGCTTACCCCCCTTATGCCATTAAAGCTTACCGCCAGGTATTTAGCGACTTGCAGGCCGTTGGCGGCAATTTTGCCCGCGTAATGCTGCTGCCTTCCTCCTTTGAGTTTGAGTGGCAGCAGGCAGGTAATTATGAGGCTGGGCAAAACCGGGCCCAGGACCTCGACGCCCTGTTGGCCCTGGCCGAGCAAAAGGGGATTTACCTTCAAGTATCAGCTTTTATTAATATTGCTTTCAACCTCAAAATCGAGCGTGACTCAAGCCAGGATGCCTACGTGTGGGCACACAATCCCTACCACCGGCTGCCGGGCGTGAGCCAGCCCATCGACGTGTTTCGCAACCCTGCCGACAGCTGCAGCCTGAACCTGGCGGCTAAGCAGCTTTTTGCCAACAAATTGCGCTATATAGTAGCCCGCTGGGGATACTCCTCGCACCTGGCGGCAGTAGAGCTTTTTAATGAGTTTGACAATCTGGGCAGCGACCAGGGGCCGAAACCCCAAAGCGTTTACTGGGGCCGGCAGTCGGCCTGCCGTCACCCCAACTCCTATTATATCGACCAGATGCAGGTACTGCTGGCGCGCCGGCTGCAGGCGTGGTGCCCCCGGCTGCTCGTCACCAGCAGTCCGGCGGCCTACGTAGCGGGCGGCGGCTTCTTTGCCGACTCGGCGGTGTCGTTTGTCAGCTATCACTTTTACAACGACTTACAGAATTATAGCCAGCTTAATAGCTACATAGCTGCCTGCGAGCAGGCTCGCTACCACAAGCCCGTGCAGTGGGGCGAGTATGGATTTAACCAGAGCTGGTACCACGCCCGCAACATGGCTGAGATTCGCAATCCACTGTGGTCGTCGGCGTTTAGTGGCAGCTTCGGGGCGGGCTTGTTTTTCTGGAGCTGGGGCATCACGCACCACAACTGGCGCGGCGTACAGCAGGGGTTTTTGTCCTTCCAGGCGCTGGCCAGCTTTTTTGCGGCCGAAGACCTGGCCTGCCAGCCCTACCAGCCCCTACGCACCGCGCTGGTGCCCGAGCGGGCGGCCCCGCGCCCCTGTACCCCCCAAGGCATTGGCCCGCCCGAGTGCCTGAACCCTGCTCAGGCTAATCGCGCCTGGCCGGACCCATATAACGACTCTACGCTGGTGGTGCCGGCATCGCTGCTGCCCTCCGACCCACGCCTGGAAGCATTTGCCCTGCACAATACAGAGCGTGTGCTGGGCTGGGTGCATCAGCGGGAGGAATACTGGTACAACCTGCCGCACAACAATGAACTGGCGCAGCAGGCCCATTTTTCGCATCCCGACTCCTTGGGCCGCCTGCCGGCCGGCGACCAGCTGCACCGCTACGTGAGTGACCTGTGCGGGGCGAGCCTGCGCGTGCCCGGCCTGCGCCCACTCGCCCGCTACCGCCTCGACTGGTGGCAAACGCTGGGCGCGGGGGGGCCGCGACCCGGCTATTCGCGCCTTATCCGGACCGATGCGGCCGGCGTGGCGCTGCTGCCGGTGCCCGACCTCATTGCCCCCGACGCGGCAGGCAACGCCCCCGATTATGCCTTTAAGCTTTATTGGCTCTCCGGGCCGGCTCAGTAG